The Accipiter gentilis chromosome 9, bAccGen1.1, whole genome shotgun sequence genome includes a region encoding these proteins:
- the C9H10orf105 gene encoding uncharacterized protein C10orf105 homolog, which yields MSTEDAGNRTSPTPPLLGLLVSTTELVPPSPASPKMAEPLPVIVALVCIFLLLATFVIFVTLCKPAALDQSRFGPHECMPHHPADASEPQLRLWKRLGSLRRSINTFRRSRPVSQSQLACPRSSPASQDWDIMESTKM from the coding sequence ATGAGCACAGAGGACGCTGGCAACAGGACCTctcccaccccacctctccttgggcttctggtttcaaccaccgagCTGGTCCCACCCAGTCCCGCATCCCCCAAGATGGCAGAGCCGTTGCCCGTCATCGTCGCGCTCGTctgcatcttcctcctcctggcGACCTTTGTCATCTTTGTCACCCTCTGCAAGCCAGCGGCGCTGGACCAGTCCCGCTTTGGGCCCCACGAGTGCATGCCCCATCACCCGGCGGATGCCAGCGAGCCCCAGCTGAGGCTCTGGAAGCGGCTGGGCTCCCTGCGCCGTTCCATCAACACCTTCAGGAGGAGTCGGCCAGTGTCCCAGAGCCAGCTCGCCTGCCCCAGAAGCTCCCCCGCCAGCCAGGACTGGGACATCATGGAGTCCACCAAAATGTGA